ATGACATAGACCTGATCGATATCTACCGATACCTTCTTTAGTCTATTTTCTACAGCAGTAGGAGAGATGTTCACGCCTCCCTTGATGATGATTTCTTTTTTCCTTCCTTTCAAAAAGAAGAACTTTTTTTTATCGATAATTTTGAAATATCCGATATCGCCCGTCAAGAAATATCCGTTTTGAAAAGCAGGTTCCTTACCTACGTATCCTCGCATAACAGCATCACCTCTTACGATCAATTCTCCCTCTTCATTTTCACCGAGATGTTCTCCTGTATTGCTAGCAATCTGGACATCTGCCCACGGCATCGATATACCGATAGAGTTTTCTTCCACAATCTTTTTGTGGAGAGCGGAAGAGAGTGAGAGAGGGACGCCAGTCACCCGTAGCGCTGTTTCTGTCTGTCCATAACCTTGGTAAAGGGGAATATGGTATGTATCTTCGAATTCGAGGGCACTGTGCGCTATGACTGGGGCGGAACCGATCTGAATTCTATTGAGCAGGATATCGTTTTTTACGTGCATAAACTCTGATTCACGTACCAATTGATCATATACGATTGATTGAACGATTGATGTGATGGTGGATTGTGTTTTACTTACTTGATTCCAGAAGTTTGAGCTGGAATATGTCGGAGGAATAGCAATAGATCCTCCAGAAAGGAGTATAGAGAGACAAAATGTTGTCGAATTGATGTGATGAAGAGGAAGATTGACGAGGAAGCGATCAGTATCTCTGATATCGAACCATCGCCGAATACCATCAGCATTGACAATCAAATTTTGTAGAGAAAGTTGCGCTCCCTTAGGATGTCCAGTCGTTCCAGAAGTAAAGAGAATGAGAGCAATGTGATCTGGATTCTTCTGTAATATTGGCAGTTCTTTCTCTGACCGATAAAGAAATCCAGAAAAGATTTCGATACGCACTCCTTCAATCGATGCCTGATCGATTGATTTTTGTATTTTTTCTTGAACGATGAGATATTTTGATTGAGTGATGCGTATTTTGTAGGCATAGAGTTCGCCAATGTCATTTTTCGTATCGAGAGGAATGGTGATGATACCCATACTCCATGCCGACCAACTGAGTATGAGGAGATCGATCGAATTGGTAAAAGCGAGAGCAATACAATCTTTTTCTTTGAGACCAAGGGTCTGTAGATAATGGAGAGCACGCTCCATTTTTTCGAGCAGTGCTTCATACGAGAGAGTTTCGAGAAGAGACCCGTCTGATGAACAGGACATGAGGGCAATGTTGCGCGGTGATTTTTTAGCTACTTCAGAAACGAAAAGGTAGATATTGCTGATTGGATGGAGAGGAATGTTCATACTGAAGAAAAAAGATAGATGTGTATGAGAACAATGACATATTAAGCCTAGTATATCACAAAAAACGATCAAAGTATTTGGTGATATTTCAGTACTTTGCTATACTGAAATCGTATAATTTATGAAAAAGTATGAAACAAAAAATTCTTCTTGAGATTTCGACAGCGTATTTTGTTGTTCTCGCTCTTTCAGTTTCTTTTGTTCCTGAAATTTTTGGATTAGATGTCTCTGGGGATATGCTCAAAAGATCTCTTATAGCAATTCTCTTTTTTGTAGCAGGAATTGCAACATTTTTTGTTTCAAGACGAAATGAATCATCTTCTTCAATTCACTTACTCATCTCTTTTTTTATCTTTCTTTTTACTTCTCTTTCTCTTTTTGGTCTTATAGGTATAGTGTCTGGTTATAACATTGCTCACCCGTTACTCTTTTCTGTGGACGGACTTTTTCTTGTTATTCATACATCTTTTGCTACAGCTTTTTTCTTTGTTCGTAAGCAATTGCAATAATAATATTTTTCTTCTTTTTTGATACAATGACTTGATACTCGTGTATTTATGGTACAAGACATGGTGATATAATCAGAATGATCCGATATGAAAGAGAGACCGATGTACCAACCAAATGACATCTGTATTGTGGGGAGAGGTTGTGTCTTGCCAGAAGCATCTCGTCCAGAGGAATTCTGGACAAATATCATCTCAGGTACGTGTTCTATCAGGCAGATGCCAGAGGAAAGGTTTGATAAGCGTCTTTATTTCAGTCGAGAGAGATTGGCAAAAGATAAGTCGTATTCTTCGTACGCTGGTTTCGTCGATGATGAGGACCTGAAGAAAATCAGTAAACGTCTTGGTCTCGTATTCTCTCGGAATAGGAGATTGGAGATTATGTCTCTTGAGGCCACAAGACAGGCATTCGCTTGTCTGAAGCAGAAAAGAAAAAAAATATTAGAGAATACAACTCTCTTTATTGGCTGTATGGAAGCGAGCGATGGATTTTCGCTTGAGAATTTCTTTGCATTCAATAAAAAATTCTTGAAGCAGTATATACAAAAAAGTAATATAAAAAGCAAGAAAAAAGCCTTTGATGCGATAGAGCAATATTTCAATCATGAAGTGGATGATGCTTTACAAATCGATGCTGTATTAACGACATCTGTTATTGATGTCTTGAAGAAAAAATTTCATTTGAAAGGGGAGGGGGTGCTTGTTGATGCGGCTTGTGCTTCATCTCTGGCAGCAATCGAGAGTGCTGTGGACGCTCTGAAGAATTATGAGACGGATATGGCCGTAACTGGAGGTATAGAAAGTAATTTACGACCCGATTCATTTGTTTTATTCAGTAAAGTCGGAGCTCTCTCTGAAAAAAGATGTCTTCCTTTTGATGAACAAACTGACGGATTGTCTCAGGGTGAAGGCGCAGTCATTTTTGTTCTTCAAAGGATGGAAGATGCTTTGCGAGATGGGAATACCATTTATGGCATCATACGATCAGTAGGAAGTGCGAGCGATGGGAATAGTTCGAGCCTCTTTTCCCCGTCTATAGAAGGGCAACTCTTGTCGTATGATCGAGCCTATCAAAGTATAGACCCACAGAGTATTGATTATATAGAGTGTCATGGTACGGGTACGAAACTTGGAGATAAGACAGAAATCAATTCCCTAAACGCTTTTTTCAAAAAGAAAATACCTATTG
This DNA window, taken from Candidatus Moraniibacteriota bacterium, encodes the following:
- a CDS encoding class I adenylate-forming enzyme family protein, whose protein sequence is MNIPLHPISNIYLFVSEVAKKSPRNIALMSCSSDGSLLETLSYEALLEKMERALHYLQTLGLKEKDCIALAFTNSIDLLILSWSAWSMGIITIPLDTKNDIGELYAYKIRITQSKYLIVQEKIQKSIDQASIEGVRIEIFSGFLYRSEKELPILQKNPDHIALILFTSGTTGHPKGAQLSLQNLIVNADGIRRWFDIRDTDRFLVNLPLHHINSTTFCLSILLSGGSIAIPPTYSSSNFWNQVSKTQSTITSIVQSIVYDQLVRESEFMHVKNDILLNRIQIGSAPVIAHSALEFEDTYHIPLYQGYGQTETALRVTGVPLSLSSALHKKIVEENSIGISMPWADVQIASNTGEHLGENEEGELIVRGDAVMRGYVGKEPAFQNGYFLTGDIGYFKIIDKKKFFFLKGRKKEIIIKGGVNISPTAVENRLKKVSVDIDQVYVIGVVDDRYGEEVAAIICWKKHVDTDQAFKKLKKNILSHTPLIGAYEAPKYLLSLSPEKLPRTSTGKVQRMILKKQFSREKFEYIQ
- a CDS encoding beta-ketoacyl synthase N-terminal-like domain-containing protein — its product is MKERPMYQPNDICIVGRGCVLPEASRPEEFWTNIISGTCSIRQMPEERFDKRLYFSRERLAKDKSYSSYAGFVDDEDLKKISKRLGLVFSRNRRLEIMSLEATRQAFACLKQKRKKILENTTLFIGCMEASDGFSLENFFAFNKKFLKQYIQKSNIKSKKKAFDAIEQYFNHEVDDALQIDAVLTTSVIDVLKKKFHLKGEGVLVDAACASSLAAIESAVDALKNYETDMAVTGGIESNLRPDSFVLFSKVGALSEKRCLPFDEQTDGLSQGEGAVIFVLQRMEDALRDGNTIYGIIRSVGSASDGNSSSLFSPSIEGQLLSYDRAYQSIDPQSIDYIECHGTGTKLGDKTEINSLNAFFKKKIPIGSVKSLVGHTKGSAGAVGLLKCLLLMEQKIIPPTRYITSSMAPQNGNVYVNKRPLSLRKKSKHKALRCGVSAFGFGNINYHVVVEEWKKEGKIKSQLMLQEPETIVVIGEGIAVYKDIDSDVLVRQFNIPPKSIASIDKIQLLALSAVQDAFEKSHIAIDSLKKESVSVLSASIIGLESALHFSYRIITAEFEKVFDPSDENMKKMFAKYKDRFPEVTEDTGPGILNNVIAGRICNTFDFKGKNFNVDADFNSFASALKLAKRELQKNDGIVILVFCREKLDTERKYILRKDEVSCLLLTTLRRAKEESYPIQKLIQSIRYDE